One genomic window of Caldisericaceae bacterium includes the following:
- the plsX gene encoding phosphate acyltransferase PlsX, whose product MIKIAVDGMGGDFAPYEIVEGIKLALKEIKDIEIIITGDETQIKKLLSDFKADNIQIIHTKDVITMFDLPREALLKKKDSSMHKAIELVKEKKAHGMVTAGNTGAYMAISLFTLGRLKNVSRPGIGVVLPFVDNTQGVILDVGASVDISARELFVFAILGQAFLSTLTKRKDIKIGLLNIGSEEEKGTKVIKETYKLFKENFKNFVGNVEPHELLYHKADVIVTDGFTGNILEKSYEGAIGFTVDVLKQEIKKSFINKIGAYLLKNALRETFNKLNYEHFGGSPLLGVDGISIKAHGRSKRIAIKNAIKVCYDLAKNELLENFKKELEKIDLTNNEL is encoded by the coding sequence ATGATTAAAATTGCCGTAGATGGAATGGGGGGAGATTTTGCCCCTTACGAAATTGTTGAAGGAATAAAACTTGCATTAAAAGAGATAAAAGATATAGAAATCATCATCACGGGTGATGAAACTCAAATTAAAAAATTGCTATCAGACTTTAAAGCGGACAACATCCAGATTATCCATACAAAAGATGTAATTACAATGTTTGATTTACCAAGAGAAGCGCTTCTAAAAAAGAAGGACTCATCAATGCACAAAGCAATCGAACTTGTTAAAGAAAAAAAGGCTCATGGCATGGTAACAGCGGGAAATACCGGGGCATACATGGCAATATCCTTATTTACCTTAGGAAGACTTAAAAATGTCTCAAGACCTGGTATTGGAGTTGTTTTACCGTTTGTCGATAACACGCAAGGGGTAATCCTTGATGTTGGAGCAAGCGTTGACATTAGTGCAAGAGAACTTTTCGTGTTTGCCATTCTAGGTCAAGCTTTTTTATCTACTCTTACTAAAAGAAAAGATATAAAAATTGGTCTTTTAAATATAGGAAGCGAAGAAGAAAAAGGAACAAAAGTAATTAAAGAAACTTATAAACTTTTTAAAGAGAACTTTAAAAACTTCGTTGGAAATGTTGAACCACACGAACTCCTCTACCATAAGGCGGACGTTATTGTAACAGATGGTTTTACTGGTAATATACTTGAAAAATCTTATGAAGGCGCAATTGGTTTTACGGTAGATGTGTTAAAGCAAGAAATTAAAAAATCTTTCATAAATAAGATTGGGGCATACTTACTAAAAAATGCTTTAAGAGAAACATTCAACAAACTTAACTATGAACACTTTGGAGGATCACCTTTGCTTGGAGTAGACGGAATTTCAATAAAAGCACACGGAAGATCTAAAAGAATCGCAATTAAAAATGCAATTAAAGTCTGTTATGATCTTGCTAAAAATGAACTCTTAGAGAACTTCAAAAAGGAGTTAGAGAAAATAGACTTAACAAATAATGAACTTTAA
- a CDS encoding PLP-dependent aminotransferase family protein produces the protein MWQEKLSERSKSMKASAIRELLKLIDSPDIISFAGGMPDPNLFPKDLLGEIAREVFINHGGKALQYGPTEGVKSFRETIVKMMQDEGIQNVTVDNVIVTTASQQALSLLAEIFVDPGDTVIVEAPSYVGGLQALQAFQANFVTVPLDENGIRTDILKEKLEELTNKNINVKLIYVIPNFQNPAGVTMSLERRKELLKLSHEYNIPVIEDDPYGEIRFTEEKQPSLLQLDSIGNVIALRTFSKILAPGFRLGWVVGDREVITKLVIAKQAADLCSPSSTQFIADKFIRDGHVEEYLKKVREVYKQKKDAMLNAMQKYFPKEVTWTKPDGGMFVWAEVPEYINTDELFKEAIRDKKVAYVVGSAFYPHGEDTRHMRLNFTLSTLEQIEEGIKRLGDLLHSKIKK, from the coding sequence ATGTGGCAAGAAAAATTATCGGAACGTAGTAAATCAATGAAAGCTTCTGCAATTAGAGAACTTTTAAAGCTCATTGATTCTCCTGACATCATCTCTTTTGCTGGAGGTATGCCCGACCCAAACTTGTTCCCCAAAGATTTGTTAGGTGAAATTGCAAGAGAAGTTTTTATTAACCATGGTGGCAAGGCTCTTCAATATGGACCAACTGAAGGGGTAAAATCATTTAGAGAAACAATTGTTAAAATGATGCAAGATGAAGGAATCCAAAACGTAACAGTAGACAATGTAATTGTGACAACTGCATCTCAACAAGCTTTATCTCTACTTGCAGAAATTTTTGTAGACCCAGGAGATACGGTGATTGTTGAAGCACCGTCTTACGTTGGTGGCTTGCAGGCATTACAAGCATTCCAAGCAAATTTTGTTACAGTCCCGCTGGATGAAAACGGAATTAGAACAGATATTCTTAAAGAGAAACTTGAGGAGCTAACTAATAAAAACATTAATGTGAAACTCATATACGTAATTCCTAACTTCCAAAACCCAGCGGGTGTGACAATGAGCCTTGAGAGAAGAAAAGAACTTTTAAAACTCTCCCATGAGTACAACATACCCGTAATTGAAGACGATCCATACGGAGAAATTCGTTTTACAGAAGAAAAACAGCCGTCTTTATTACAACTTGACTCCATTGGAAACGTGATCGCACTAAGGACTTTTAGTAAAATTTTAGCTCCAGGTTTTAGATTGGGATGGGTTGTGGGAGATAGAGAAGTTATCACAAAACTCGTTATAGCAAAGCAAGCAGCAGATCTATGCTCACCATCGTCAACACAGTTCATCGCAGACAAGTTCATTAGAGACGGACACGTAGAAGAATATCTAAAGAAGGTAAGAGAAGTTTACAAACAGAAAAAAGATGCCATGCTTAATGCAATGCAAAAATACTTCCCAAAAGAAGTAACCTGGACAAAACCAGATGGTGGTATGTTCGTTTGGGCAGAAGTTCCAGAATACATAAATACAGATGAACTCTTCAAAGAAGCAATTAGAGATAAAAAGGTTGCCTATGTAGTAGGTAGTGCTTTCTACCCTCATGGAGAAGATACAAGACATATGAGGCTTAACTTCACCCTATCAACTTTAGAGCAGATAGAAGAAGGTATTAAACGACTTGGAGATTTGTTGCATTCAAAGATTAAAAAGTAG
- a CDS encoding patatin-like phospholipase family protein, which yields MKIGLALGSGGPKGLAHIGVLKVLLEHGIRPEVIAGSSIGALVGGAYAKLGDIKEIERIASSSDMRVVLSVLFDPTLKMGLVKGKKVINFLSKHIGDAEVSLLSPNFFAVATDFSTGKPFIFKKGSLITAIRASISIPIFFQPVEFEGRLLMDGGLSMQVPVEPLKNYGVDFVVAVNLQGHLSQTSYRKPSKFNFYNIFSGSIDILQFNLAKENCKLADITLYPDVFDIGWEYFWKPSQVIERGEIAARKEILKILEIIEKV from the coding sequence ATGAAAATTGGTTTAGCTCTTGGTAGTGGTGGTCCTAAAGGACTTGCCCATATAGGAGTTTTAAAAGTTTTGCTTGAGCATGGAATTAGGCCGGAAGTGATTGCTGGATCAAGTATTGGTGCTTTAGTGGGTGGAGCATACGCAAAATTAGGAGACATTAAAGAGATAGAACGAATTGCATCTTCTTCAGATATGAGGGTAGTGCTTTCAGTTTTATTTGATCCAACTTTGAAAATGGGGCTGGTGAAAGGGAAAAAAGTTATCAATTTTTTATCAAAACATATTGGTGATGCTGAAGTATCTTTACTCTCGCCTAATTTTTTTGCTGTTGCAACTGATTTTTCGACAGGTAAGCCTTTTATTTTTAAAAAAGGAAGTCTTATAACAGCTATTAGAGCAAGTATTTCAATTCCGATTTTCTTTCAACCAGTTGAATTTGAGGGGAGACTTTTAATGGACGGAGGCCTTTCAATGCAAGTTCCAGTAGAACCATTAAAAAATTATGGTGTTGATTTTGTTGTTGCTGTTAACCTTCAAGGGCATCTTTCTCAAACCTCTTATAGAAAACCGAGTAAGTTTAATTTTTATAATATTTTTTCTGGTTCAATTGATATTTTACAATTTAATCTTGCAAAAGAAAATTGTAAACTCGCCGATATAACACTTTATCCTGATGTTTTTGACATTGGTTGGGAATATTTTTGGAAACCATCTCAAGTAATAGAAAGAGGAGAAATAGCGGCAAGAAAAGAAATATTAAAGATATTAGAAATTATTGAAAAAGTCTAA